A part of Bacteroidia bacterium genomic DNA contains:
- a CDS encoding YdeI/OmpD-associated family protein, which yields MDNSKNPAVDQYLAEGCKRCPLGGTPACKVHTWERELPLLRMILLDCGLTEERKWSVPTYTFQSKNIAVMAAFKEYCSISFFKGALLDNSHGLLESPGENSQSVRLIRFTSAEQIMEKADLVKACIFEAIEVEKAGLKVNFKKIDEFPIPDEFQIQLDTFPDLKAAFEALTPGRQRGYIHYFSQPKQSKTREARVQKYIEKILNGEGFHD from the coding sequence ATGGATAATAGCAAGAATCCGGCGGTAGATCAGTATCTGGCTGAGGGCTGTAAACGTTGCCCTTTGGGAGGTACGCCTGCATGCAAGGTTCATACCTGGGAGAGGGAGCTGCCATTATTGAGAATGATCCTTCTCGATTGCGGACTGACCGAGGAAAGGAAATGGAGTGTTCCGACCTATACCTTTCAGTCGAAGAATATCGCCGTGATGGCTGCTTTTAAAGAGTATTGTTCGATCAGTTTTTTCAAAGGTGCGCTGCTGGACAATTCCCACGGACTGCTGGAATCGCCGGGTGAAAATTCGCAGTCTGTCCGCCTGATCCGTTTTACTTCTGCTGAACAAATCATGGAGAAAGCAGACCTGGTTAAGGCATGTATTTTTGAGGCGATTGAAGTGGAAAAAGCCGGACTAAAGGTGAATTTTAAAAAAATAGATGAATTCCCCATCCCCGACGAATTTCAGATACAGTTGGATACATTTCCCGACCTGAAAGCGGCTTTTGAGGCACTGACACCGGGACGGCAGAGAGGATATATCCACTATTTCTCCCAACCCAAACAATCCAAAACCCGGGAGGCGAGAGTGCAAAAATATATTGAAAAAATTCTCAATGGAGAAGGATTCCATGATTAG
- a CDS encoding metalloregulator ArsR/SmtB family transcription factor, protein MNLRRDVFQAIADPTRRAILLLVASQSMTAGAIAANFETARPTVSKHLQILTECELLEQQQSGREIYYHLNPQKIKEIADFIEPFRMLWEERFNKLEDIMKKYQEKK, encoded by the coding sequence ATGAATCTGAGACGAGACGTATTTCAGGCCATCGCAGATCCCACAAGAAGAGCCATACTCCTTCTGGTTGCCTCTCAATCCATGACCGCAGGGGCGATCGCAGCCAATTTTGAGACTGCAAGACCCACAGTTTCCAAACACCTGCAAATCCTCACCGAATGCGAACTGCTGGAGCAGCAGCAAAGCGGAAGGGAAATCTATTACCACCTCAATCCCCAAAAAATCAAGGAAATCGCTGACTTTATTGAGCCCTTCCGCATGTTATGGGAGGAGCGGTTTAATAAACTCGAAGACATCATGAAAAAATACCAGGAGAAAAAATAA
- a CDS encoding SRPBCC domain-containing protein: MKKLQFTKNINASPEKVYNAMLGISNIKTYEQWTAEFNPSSTYVGNWEKGSKMLFVGVDAEGKRGGMVSEVAENTPFTFVSIRHYGMVDGEQEITEGEEVAKWAGSMENYHFEGNDSGTTVTVEIDAVEDYLDYFNKTYPQALNKLQTIAESL, translated from the coding sequence ATGAAAAAGCTGCAATTCACAAAAAACATCAATGCCTCTCCGGAGAAGGTTTACAATGCTATGCTGGGTATCAGCAATATTAAAACCTACGAACAATGGACTGCCGAATTTAATCCATCTTCAACTTATGTAGGCAACTGGGAAAAGGGCTCGAAAATGCTGTTTGTAGGTGTTGACGCAGAGGGAAAACGCGGGGGAATGGTCTCCGAAGTCGCCGAAAATACTCCTTTTACGTTTGTTTCCATTCGCCATTACGGAATGGTGGACGGAGAACAGGAAATTACGGAGGGCGAAGAAGTGGCAAAATGGGCAGGCAGTATGGAAAATTATCACTTTGAAGGGAATGATAGCGGAACAACAGTAACAGTAGAGATCGATGCAGTGGAAGATTATCTGGATTATTTCAACAAGACGTATCCACAGGCTTTAAACAAGCTTCAGACGATTGCAGAAAGTCTGTGA
- a CDS encoding methyltransferase domain-containing protein, whose protein sequence is MNWNTNLYDQKHDFVSMYGEALIDLLKPKEGEIVLDLGSGTGDLAALISKSGARVVGMDSSEEMVKKSKEKYPGLDFGTGFAEDFHFEEKFDAVFSNATLHWVLEKEKAVDCIYGCLKEGGRFVAELGGRGNVQNIVSAIRNSLKKRGYENAANRQIWYFPSLSEYTSLLENKGFRVTWAAHFDRDTLLKDNDGIRNWIYMFGKSFFEDVDNNLIPQILTEVEEQLRPTNFKNNQWYADYVRLRVVAVK, encoded by the coding sequence ATGAATTGGAATACAAATCTATACGACCAGAAGCACGATTTTGTATCAATGTATGGCGAGGCGCTGATAGATCTGCTGAAGCCAAAGGAAGGCGAAATTGTTCTGGATCTGGGAAGTGGAACCGGAGACCTGGCTGCCCTTATCAGTAAGTCGGGAGCCAGGGTAGTGGGGATGGACAGTTCGGAAGAAATGGTAAAAAAATCGAAGGAGAAATACCCCGGGCTGGACTTCGGGACAGGTTTTGCCGAAGATTTTCATTTTGAAGAAAAATTTGACGCAGTTTTCTCCAACGCTACCTTACACTGGGTGCTGGAAAAGGAGAAAGCCGTGGACTGCATTTACGGTTGCCTGAAAGAAGGAGGCCGGTTTGTTGCCGAACTGGGCGGGAGAGGGAACGTGCAAAACATCGTTTCTGCCATCAGAAATTCCCTGAAAAAACGCGGTTATGAAAATGCGGCAAACAGGCAGATATGGTATTTCCCTTCCCTTTCAGAATATACTTCGCTGCTCGAAAATAAAGGTTTTCGGGTAACCTGGGCTGCCCATTTTGACAGAGATACACTGCTGAAAGACAATGATGGAATCAGAAACTGGATTTACATGTTTGGCAAATCCTTTTTTGAGGATGTCGATAACAATCTTATTCCCCAAATCCTGACAGAAGTTGAGGAACAGCTAAGGCCCACAAATTTCAAAAACAATCAATGGTATGCCGACTACGTCAGGTTGAGGGTTGTTGCGGTTAAATAG
- a CDS encoding SRPBCC domain-containing protein, with protein MELKTKIHAEDGRQELVITREFDLPVELLFKAYVEPEIVEQWMGTKVIKLENKKHGSWQFITTDPKGNKHGFNGTIHEFVPDRKITRTFEMENTSFGAQLEFLDFEKLTENTSKLSMHIVFRSVELRDQLLKLPFAQGINMAHNRLQECVNKLT; from the coding sequence ATGGAACTAAAAACAAAAATCCATGCCGAGGACGGCAGGCAGGAACTGGTGATTACCCGCGAGTTTGACCTGCCCGTCGAACTGCTTTTCAAAGCCTATGTTGAACCGGAAATTGTGGAGCAATGGATGGGCACGAAAGTCATAAAACTGGAAAATAAAAAACATGGAAGCTGGCAGTTTATTACCACTGACCCTAAGGGAAATAAACACGGCTTCAATGGTACCATCCACGAGTTTGTGCCCGACCGTAAAATCACCCGCACATTTGAAATGGAAAACACATCTTTTGGTGCCCAACTGGAGTTTCTCGATTTCGAAAAACTTACCGAAAACACCAGCAAACTCAGCATGCATATTGTGTTCAGATCTGTGGAACTGAGAGATCAGTTGTTGAAACTTCCCTTCGCCCAGGGAATAAATATGGCGCATAACCGCCTTCAGGAATGTGTAAATAAATTAACTTAA
- a CDS encoding M20 family peptidase, whose protein sequence is MLLLFIAWLAGNTFTFQSKQIQYDPVVAIEINSASTVNFSHAIQIRTVSPENPADFDSTQFYQFAAFLKTTYPLADSLLEKKVFNTFSYLYKWEGADLTLKPIVLMAHLDVVPVLSENIPHWKHDPFGGNIVNDTIWGRGAIDDKIGVIGIMETVERLLSEGYQPKRTIYLSLGHDEEIGGTNGAKTIAAFLLEQAVEAEFVIDEGGTISQGLVPGLEKDVALIGIAEKGILTLELSVEIEGGHSSMPEKETAIDVLSAAIARVKENPLPAKITPPIDAFIEALGPEMPFLNKLAFANKGVFRSMIIGAYEKSASGNALVRTTTSPTIFNSGVKENVIPRSAKAIVNFRVLPETTFEEVEAFIRKVVNDDRISITAVKTRSEPSAVSSVSSLGYQTLARSIAEVYPETLISPYLVVGATDSRHFKDISADIYRFSPIKINRGNIKSFHGLNERLAVAELENALRFYYQLIKNGASE, encoded by the coding sequence ATGCTCCTGCTGTTTATCGCCTGGCTGGCAGGAAATACATTCACCTTCCAATCGAAACAGATTCAATATGACCCGGTGGTAGCGATTGAAATCAATTCTGCTTCCACTGTCAATTTCTCCCATGCCATACAGATCAGAACCGTTTCACCCGAAAACCCTGCCGATTTTGACTCCACACAGTTTTACCAGTTTGCGGCGTTTTTGAAAACTACCTATCCACTGGCCGACTCGCTGCTGGAAAAAAAGGTGTTTAACACGTTCAGTTACCTGTACAAGTGGGAAGGTGCTGACCTAACCTTAAAACCGATCGTATTGATGGCGCATCTGGATGTGGTGCCTGTGCTCAGTGAAAACATTCCCCACTGGAAACATGATCCTTTTGGCGGCAATATTGTCAATGACACGATATGGGGTAGGGGAGCCATTGACGATAAAATCGGGGTAATCGGTATCATGGAGACGGTGGAAAGACTGCTTTCCGAAGGTTATCAACCCAAACGCACCATTTACCTGTCTTTGGGACATGATGAGGAAATCGGCGGAACCAACGGCGCCAAAACCATCGCTGCCTTTTTGCTGGAGCAGGCAGTGGAGGCCGAATTTGTGATAGATGAGGGCGGAACCATTTCTCAGGGACTCGTGCCCGGCCTTGAAAAAGATGTCGCACTGATTGGCATTGCAGAGAAAGGCATTCTGACTCTGGAGCTGTCTGTGGAGATCGAAGGCGGCCATTCTTCCATGCCCGAAAAAGAAACCGCCATTGACGTACTTTCCGCCGCCATAGCACGGGTGAAAGAAAATCCGCTGCCTGCAAAAATTACTCCACCTATTGATGCTTTTATCGAGGCCCTGGGGCCGGAAATGCCTTTTCTCAATAAACTTGCCTTCGCCAATAAAGGGGTATTCCGGTCAATGATTATCGGTGCATACGAAAAAAGCGCTTCGGGAAATGCGCTGGTGAGAACCACAACTTCCCCTACCATTTTCAACAGCGGGGTAAAAGAAAATGTCATTCCCCGTTCTGCAAAGGCAATTGTAAATTTCAGGGTTTTACCGGAAACTACTTTTGAAGAAGTGGAGGCGTTTATAAGGAAGGTGGTAAACGACGATCGCATTTCCATAACAGCGGTCAAAACCCGGTCAGAACCTTCGGCGGTTTCTTCGGTCAGTTCGCTGGGATATCAGACCCTTGCCCGTTCCATTGCGGAGGTGTATCCTGAGACGCTGATTTCGCCTTATCTGGTTGTCGGAGCTACAGATTCGCGGCATTTTAAGGATATATCTGCGGATATTTACCGGTTTTCCCCGATCAAAATCAACCGGGGAAATATCAAATCATTCCACGGCCTGAATGAAAGACTGGCCGTAGCAGAACTGGAAAATGCCCTTCGGTTTTATTATCAACTGATCAAAAATGGCGCTTCGGAATAA
- a CDS encoding acetolactate decarboxylase, which produces MITKKLFPTVLIVWLVSCQPSGKDSTTEARHSDVKIAGAMKNVMWKGELAGVINLDTIENTTGLYGLGPLSFLSGEILINDGKSYVSRVVSDSEMSVEKTFQASAPFFVYANVDEWAETDLPEHIITLKELEAFVDEKTKDHPRPFAFKMKGTVSNASIHIQNLPPGTKVSSPQEAHQGQTNYKLENEPVEIVGFFSTDHKGVFTHHDSFLHLHLITADESKMGHLDEAQFGKMTLFLPKK; this is translated from the coding sequence ATGATAACTAAAAAATTATTTCCAACTGTGCTGATCGTCTGGCTCGTGAGCTGCCAGCCCTCCGGTAAGGATTCAACAACTGAAGCCCGTCATTCTGACGTAAAAATTGCAGGTGCGATGAAAAACGTAATGTGGAAAGGCGAACTGGCAGGCGTAATTAACCTTGACACCATCGAAAATACAACAGGCCTTTACGGATTGGGGCCATTGAGTTTTCTTTCAGGAGAAATTCTGATCAATGACGGGAAGTCCTATGTTTCACGCGTAGTTTCTGATTCGGAAATGTCGGTTGAAAAGACCTTTCAGGCATCAGCGCCATTTTTTGTATATGCGAATGTGGATGAATGGGCGGAAACAGATTTACCCGAACATATCATTACCCTCAAAGAACTGGAGGCTTTTGTGGATGAAAAAACCAAAGACCATCCCCGCCCCTTTGCCTTTAAGATGAAGGGAACCGTGTCGAATGCCTCCATTCACATTCAAAACCTACCCCCCGGAACAAAAGTATCTTCACCCCAGGAAGCGCATCAGGGGCAGACCAACTATAAATTGGAAAATGAGCCGGTCGAAATAGTCGGTTTTTTTTCGACCGACCATAAAGGCGTGTTTACCCATCATGACTCATTTTTACACTTGCATCTGATTACCGCAGATGAAAGCAAAATGGGGCATCTTGACGAGGCTCAGTTTGGAAAAATGACACTATTTTTACCAAAGAAATAG
- a CDS encoding T9SS type A sorting domain-containing protein, which produces MKKLLFVLVVLAGTPLVTISQNPDLFGAAPSFQSSDRIVATTFFHWYASGGGQLSGPWPPLEGRQNWTGLTPWWKTQIKQVMMANIDVLYVHLIDDAEIRRELFFNALHELRAEGYDVPKVAPFLDPLITWYNEPNLDLATVAGKDTFVQQYIRFYNQYFQYNTDPHAASYLAKIDDKLMLSTWHLFVNINNANQFTRNDLESRLSAAFSGLPAFQQGIYMITPALNNPTFSFTDERVPLFEINVYFKSNTFNNRKTVQLKGGYWDQNVRNPGDFLPRDGGIHYANAWGQVDTTFNLVYIESWNEYDEGTGIYAAMQDTNHLINNNPNTDVWSTTDDPFEYIRTTANGATSYNTRPELGSIFLTHNLPDTVVAGMPYPAQMIVRNEGDISWTGSEGFALQQVSSDPVQLGLQGGAINDTTNEIPFYGGIFRGRPITFSVNITGPAQPGTITTHWRMHQNGVPFGDTLTHSMEVILGTGIETVEKFDFRVAPNPTRDQVVVNWRGPLAEQIVLYNLQGQVQSSLHNTPSGIALSLPDTPGLYLLKITINGQVFTQPVIRQ; this is translated from the coding sequence ATGAAAAAATTATTATTTGTTCTGGTTGTCCTTGCAGGCACACCCCTGGTTACCATTTCCCAAAACCCCGACCTTTTTGGCGCTGCTCCCTCCTTCCAGTCGTCAGACCGGATTGTGGCTACCACCTTTTTCCACTGGTATGCTTCCGGTGGCGGACAACTCAGCGGGCCCTGGCCGCCGCTGGAAGGCAGGCAAAACTGGACAGGTCTGACCCCCTGGTGGAAAACACAAATCAAACAGGTGATGATGGCCAATATTGATGTGCTGTATGTACATCTCATTGACGATGCGGAAATCAGGAGGGAATTGTTTTTTAATGCCCTGCACGAACTTCGCGCAGAAGGGTACGATGTGCCCAAAGTCGCTCCCTTCCTCGATCCGCTGATTACCTGGTACAATGAGCCTAATTTGGATCTGGCCACCGTGGCGGGTAAAGACACTTTTGTGCAGCAGTATATCAGGTTTTACAACCAATATTTTCAGTATAATACCGATCCCCATGCTGCCAGTTACCTCGCAAAAATAGACGACAAACTGATGTTGTCCACCTGGCACTTGTTTGTCAATATCAACAATGCCAATCAGTTTACACGCAATGACCTGGAAAGCAGGTTGTCTGCGGCATTTTCTGGCTTACCTGCCTTTCAGCAGGGAATTTATATGATCACACCTGCGTTAAACAATCCTACCTTCAGCTTTACCGACGAGCGGGTACCCCTGTTTGAAATCAACGTATATTTCAAAAGCAATACCTTCAACAACCGCAAAACGGTTCAGCTCAAAGGCGGGTACTGGGATCAGAATGTGCGTAACCCGGGCGACTTCCTGCCGAGAGATGGGGGGATTCATTATGCAAATGCATGGGGCCAGGTAGATACTACTTTCAATCTGGTATACATCGAAAGCTGGAACGAATACGATGAAGGCACCGGCATTTACGCTGCGATGCAAGACACCAATCACCTGATTAACAATAACCCCAATACGGATGTCTGGTCCACTACGGATGACCCTTTTGAATATATCCGGACCACTGCCAACGGAGCCACCAGCTATAACACCCGTCCCGAGCTGGGAAGTATTTTTCTGACTCACAACCTTCCTGATACCGTGGTAGCAGGTATGCCTTATCCTGCGCAGATGATCGTTCGCAACGAGGGCGATATTTCATGGACCGGCAGTGAAGGATTTGCGCTCCAGCAGGTGAGCAGCGACCCGGTACAATTGGGTCTTCAGGGAGGTGCAATCAACGACACCACCAATGAAATTCCGTTTTACGGGGGTATTTTCCGGGGAAGGCCCATTACGTTTTCTGTGAATATTACGGGCCCTGCGCAGCCTGGAACCATTACCACCCACTGGCGGATGCATCAAAACGGAGTGCCTTTTGGCGATACCCTCACCCATTCAATGGAAGTGATTTTGGGTACAGGCATCGAAACTGTTGAAAAGTTTGATTTTCGGGTTGCGCCCAATCCGACACGTGATCAGGTTGTGGTCAACTGGCGTGGGCCGCTTGCAGAGCAGATCGTATTGTACAACCTTCAGGGACAGGTTCAATCCAGCCTGCACAATACGCCCTCAGGAATTGCGCTTTCCCTTCCCGATACGCCCGGCTTATATTTACTGAAAATCACGATTAATGGGCAGGTATTTACCCAGCCAGTGATAAGGCAGTAA
- a CDS encoding DoxX family protein translates to MKKRDKIIYWVATLWLALGMTSTGIVQIIRMDEEVELMTRLGYPNYFMTIIGVWKIFGVITVLIPKFPLVKEWAYAGFFFAMSGAIISHFAVADAAIEYFGPTLLLVLTVVSWYFRPADRKI, encoded by the coding sequence ATGAAAAAGAGAGATAAAATCATTTATTGGGTTGCGACCCTTTGGCTGGCTTTAGGAATGACATCCACGGGAATTGTCCAAATCATCAGAATGGATGAGGAGGTGGAACTAATGACCCGTCTCGGTTATCCCAATTATTTTATGACCATAATAGGTGTCTGGAAAATATTTGGCGTGATAACCGTTCTTATTCCTAAATTCCCTCTGGTAAAAGAATGGGCATATGCAGGCTTTTTCTTTGCCATGTCAGGTGCCATTATTTCGCATTTTGCCGTGGCCGATGCAGCCATAGAATATTTTGGCCCGACCTTGTTACTGGTTCTGACAGTGGTTTCGTGGTATTTCAGACCAGCGGATAGAAAAATATAG